The Pacificitalea manganoxidans genome contains a region encoding:
- a CDS encoding IS6 family transposase — MSKQSISYKRHRFPPAIITHAVWLYCRFNLSLREVEEMFLERGFDVSYETIRRWIVRFGPSIARGLRRRQPRPGDIWHLDEVVVNVKGGKFWLWRAVDQNGVVLDEILQRKRDKEAAERLLRRLMKRQERTPKRFITDKLRSYGAAKREIAPGVEHRSHKGLNNRAENSHLPFRKRERAMQGYRSLGSLQRFVSIHSAIRNCFFVPSRRRYALTIRYHRLEAFDAWNAITRAT; from the coding sequence ATGAGCAAACAATCGATCAGTTACAAGCGCCACCGATTTCCGCCAGCAATCATTACTCATGCTGTTTGGCTGTATTGTCGCTTCAACCTCAGCCTTCGTGAGGTCGAAGAGATGTTTCTGGAACGCGGGTTTGATGTCTCGTACGAGACCATCCGGCGATGGATTGTGAGGTTTGGCCCATCCATCGCGCGCGGTTTGCGCCGTAGACAACCTCGACCCGGCGATATTTGGCATTTGGACGAAGTCGTTGTGAACGTCAAAGGCGGGAAGTTTTGGCTATGGCGTGCTGTTGATCAGAACGGCGTAGTTTTGGATGAAATTCTTCAACGAAAGCGCGATAAGGAAGCAGCAGAACGCCTGTTGCGCAGATTGATGAAGAGACAGGAGCGAACGCCAAAACGTTTTATCACCGACAAGCTGAGGTCCTATGGTGCAGCCAAACGCGAGATCGCGCCGGGCGTCGAGCATCGGTCGCACAAGGGTTTGAATAACCGTGCAGAAAACAGCCACTTACCATTTCGAAAGCGGGAAAGGGCAATGCAGGGATATCGTTCACTGGGAAGTCTGCAACGGTTTGTATCAATCCACTCAGCCATTCGAAACTGCTTCTTTGTTCCCTCCCGCCGTCGCTATGCCCTAACAATCCGTTATCACCGCCTCGAAGCATTTGACGCCTGGAATGCCATCACGCGAGCAACTTGA
- a CDS encoding PIN domain-containing protein, with the protein MSQYTVLFDANVLYPAPMRDALMQLAVTDLFKAKWTADIHREWIDALLRNEPHRERAALERTRDLMDRATRDCLVTGYEALVPALTLPDPDDRHVLAAAIVGRCDAIVTQNLKDFPPAALAPFGIETQHPDDFFRNQLSLAPGLVCSALRKVRARLKNPLKSVDEYLAILTQQGLVATVADLEQFADLL; encoded by the coding sequence ATGAGCCAGTACACGGTCCTGTTCGATGCGAACGTCCTTTATCCCGCGCCGATGCGCGATGCACTGATGCAGTTGGCGGTCACAGACCTTTTCAAGGCCAAGTGGACGGCCGATATCCATCGGGAGTGGATTGATGCGCTTCTGCGCAATGAACCTCATCGGGAGCGCGCCGCGCTGGAACGAACTCGCGACTTGATGGACAGGGCCACACGCGACTGTCTGGTCACCGGCTACGAGGCATTGGTGCCGGCCCTAACACTGCCGGACCCTGACGATCGGCACGTTCTGGCGGCGGCAATCGTTGGGCGCTGTGACGCGATCGTCACGCAGAACCTGAAGGACTTCCCACCAGCGGCACTTGCGCCCTTTGGCATCGAGACCCAACACCCTGACGACTTTTTCCGGAACCAACTGTCTCTCGCGCCCGGTCTGGTCTGTTCCGCGCTGCGGAAAGTTCGCGCGCGCCTCAAGAATCCGCTCAAAAGCGTCGACGAGTATCTCGCGATCCTGACACAGCAGGGGTTGGTCGCCACGGTTGCCGACCTGGAGCAATTCGCCGACCTGCTTTGA
- a CDS encoding helix-turn-helix domain-containing protein, which produces MRPGTPALYDESDALGIYAEEVEQASEDDLWFLPGPMDDEPDYLPPGPRAEPRETEVLDEWRKAEGGQAARLARVAGRVGALDDRLKRGPEGWRHRLALMEAADLSWHTGDRISQDRLALWISLRLSGVQDDTAALARVGWAIRRLTGGPGPEQDLSAFLDRRDPENISDETEPFVDRASGWLDLMGQATDLHPITRACAGFHLWRLAGLGQHDDRMEAAVAAARIAASDGRGAVFTPLAMGGAGGLRAGGSPFERLERWLYGMEAACLTAVRHLDDIEAWSARAEAEMTLLSGRTPPALRAVLTEWPLVSAPMAQALTSASRAAVQRNLAWMQERGLIREVTGQGRFRMWKATN; this is translated from the coding sequence ATGAGGCCTGGAACCCCCGCATTGTATGATGAATCCGACGCGCTCGGCATTTATGCTGAGGAGGTCGAACAGGCGTCTGAGGACGACCTGTGGTTTCTGCCCGGTCCGATGGACGACGAGCCGGACTATTTGCCGCCGGGACCACGGGCCGAACCGCGTGAAACCGAGGTCCTCGACGAATGGCGGAAGGCAGAGGGCGGGCAGGCCGCGCGTCTTGCCCGTGTGGCCGGTCGCGTCGGCGCGCTGGACGACCGGTTGAAGCGCGGACCGGAAGGATGGCGGCATCGGCTTGCGCTGATGGAGGCCGCAGATTTGAGCTGGCACACCGGTGACCGCATCAGCCAAGACCGGCTGGCGCTCTGGATCTCGCTGCGCCTGTCCGGTGTCCAGGACGACACGGCGGCGCTGGCGCGAGTCGGATGGGCGATTCGGCGACTGACGGGTGGACCGGGACCGGAGCAGGACCTTTCCGCCTTCCTCGACCGTCGCGACCCCGAGAACATCAGTGATGAGACCGAGCCGTTCGTGGATCGCGCGAGCGGTTGGCTGGATCTGATGGGGCAGGCCACGGACCTGCACCCGATCACTCGCGCTTGCGCGGGCTTTCACCTCTGGCGCCTCGCGGGGCTCGGGCAGCACGACGACCGTATGGAAGCGGCTGTCGCAGCTGCGCGGATCGCGGCCAGCGATGGAAGAGGCGCAGTCTTCACGCCTCTGGCCATGGGCGGGGCAGGGGGACTACGAGCCGGTGGTTCACCGTTCGAACGTCTGGAACGCTGGCTATACGGGATGGAAGCCGCGTGCCTGACCGCGGTGCGGCACCTTGACGATATCGAGGCATGGTCGGCGCGGGCGGAAGCCGAAATGACATTGCTCTCGGGCAGGACGCCGCCGGCCTTGCGCGCAGTGCTGACCGAATGGCCGCTCGTCTCTGCGCCAATGGCCCAGGCCCTGACGAGTGCCAGTCGCGCCGCTGTTCAGCGCAACCTTGCATGGATGCAAGAGCGGGGTCTGATCCGCGAGGTGACAGGACAGGGGCGGTTCAGGATGTGGAAGGCGACAAACTGA
- the repC gene encoding plasmid replication protein RepC gives MAFTKLSIGAAGADAAPGTIPAAETDIWTIFRALRDARSVLGLRPGHIQTLQAMLSFLKPGHGETVFASNNSICQRVGGIDERTLRRHINRFVELGFIKRNDSSNRKRYRVRSSGGECISYGLSLAPLLQRASELLAIAQKMENNRRDRIFVRKQILTKLAHLEEHDPSNTFINHARKALRRKLSLPEYHALLADTDTECQGLYTPDDPLETMKLPANDGQTVRHQSKSEEEKKDLDSNISNEALKPDLLTSVCDQATSFSTERLRNWLDIENHARTLAPMMGIHPETFEKAMGAVGAQKASCAIFIMLQLGKRIRDFGAYFHSITLGQRQNQFDPLALITRLSETNEPTV, from the coding sequence ATGGCATTCACAAAACTATCGATCGGAGCCGCTGGTGCTGACGCAGCACCCGGCACAATTCCCGCGGCTGAAACCGACATCTGGACCATCTTCAGGGCACTGAGAGATGCACGCAGCGTGTTGGGTCTGCGTCCTGGCCACATACAAACACTTCAAGCAATGCTCAGTTTTCTGAAGCCTGGCCATGGCGAAACGGTTTTTGCGTCGAACAATTCAATCTGCCAGCGCGTTGGCGGAATCGACGAACGGACACTTCGCAGGCACATCAACCGCTTCGTTGAACTCGGGTTCATTAAGCGCAATGACAGTTCGAACCGAAAGCGCTACCGCGTTCGCTCGTCCGGCGGGGAGTGCATCAGTTATGGATTGTCGCTCGCCCCCCTACTCCAACGTGCGAGCGAGCTTCTCGCCATCGCGCAAAAGATGGAGAATAACCGGCGGGATCGGATATTTGTCCGCAAACAGATCCTTACAAAGCTCGCCCATTTGGAAGAGCATGATCCCAGCAACACATTCATCAACCACGCGCGGAAAGCTCTACGCAGGAAGCTGAGCCTCCCAGAATACCACGCGCTCCTGGCCGACACGGACACAGAATGCCAAGGTTTGTATACCCCAGATGACCCACTAGAAACTATGAAATTGCCCGCCAATGACGGACAAACTGTCCGGCACCAATCTAAGTCTGAAGAAGAAAAAAAAGATTTAGATAGCAACATAAGCAATGAGGCCCTGAAACCAGACCTGCTGACCTCAGTCTGCGATCAGGCGACATCGTTCTCCACAGAGAGACTTAGAAATTGGTTGGACATTGAAAACCATGCTCGAACGCTTGCACCCATGATGGGCATTCACCCAGAAACATTCGAGAAAGCCATGGGTGCTGTAGGAGCTCAGAAAGCGTCATGCGCGATCTTCATCATGCTACAGCTTGGAAAACGCATCAGGGACTTTGGAGCGTATTTTCACAGTATCACCCTGGGTCAAAGGCAAAACCAATTTGATCCATTAGCTTTGATCACGCGACTGTCCGAAACCAATGAGCCAACCGTCTAA
- a CDS encoding TniQ family protein, with product MKPRPLPKTVAPLPDELLSGWLSRLAAANYCNDAELLAHIEIDTRHGAALDFDVEAADAEKISIAARVDPDTVQSMTFRAMTKMEMMLTAQVPFQSCPECSRRGLSLRHWRRSWAFDCQFCGTLLVRSLAKPGDEKLPEKLIDRARCGAGLLEHAATSNRPNLLRRAMRAVTFGMSLKAVRGDPLFALQSPRPEVRLFCLAAIAAAQSRPLIKAAISSAGADDYVRIALLRAFEREPRLLAAVDHVAQQRARSTGPKTAESHS from the coding sequence GTGAAGCCGCGCCCGCTGCCAAAGACTGTCGCGCCGCTGCCAGACGAGTTGTTGTCAGGTTGGTTGTCTCGGCTGGCTGCGGCCAACTACTGTAATGACGCGGAACTGCTGGCCCATATCGAGATCGATACACGACATGGCGCCGCCCTGGACTTCGACGTTGAGGCGGCCGATGCGGAAAAGATATCTATCGCTGCGCGTGTCGATCCCGACACCGTGCAGTCAATGACTTTTAGGGCAATGACGAAAATGGAGATGATGCTCACAGCGCAAGTTCCTTTCCAGTCTTGCCCCGAGTGTTCCCGACGCGGCCTCTCGCTCAGGCATTGGCGGCGATCCTGGGCATTTGATTGCCAATTTTGCGGGACCCTACTTGTTCGGAGCCTCGCAAAGCCCGGTGACGAAAAGTTGCCTGAAAAACTGATAGACCGTGCGCGCTGCGGGGCAGGGCTGCTTGAGCACGCAGCGACGTCAAACCGCCCCAACCTACTTCGACGTGCGATGCGCGCGGTCACCTTTGGCATGTCGCTCAAGGCCGTCCGCGGGGATCCGTTATTCGCTCTTCAGAGCCCCAGACCGGAAGTGAGGCTGTTCTGCCTTGCGGCGATCGCTGCGGCCCAGTCTCGTCCGCTGATAAAAGCGGCCATATCCAGCGCCGGTGCCGACGACTATGTAAGAATTGCTCTGTTGCGCGCCTTCGAGAGAGAGCCACGTCTGCTTGCCGCAGTTGATCATGTTGCGCAACAGCGCGCCAGAAGCACAGGACCAAAGACAGCCGAATCTCACAGTTAA
- a CDS encoding TniB family NTP-binding protein, translating to MTAGTTEEDGRIALIQSDIWIGFPRAEQVLDRLQGMIEAPRQTRMPGLLVHGASGIGKTMIARNLSRKYAPEYDPPSGITRTPLLLLQAPPAPDERRFYLHILAAVGAPATALSARAQNVASLEVRVIALLRDLGLRMIMIDEVHNLLAGTHREQRRFLNVLRYLSNELEVSLVCLGVSEAVDAIRGDLQLARRLDEHHLPNWRDDAEFSDMIQTLIAAMPLEKKSNLKVKSLKQMLALTGGVTSRIFALIKDLSIDAIVTGDECITDDAIAKWTPVWSRHASAGRRLEKSRV from the coding sequence TTGACGGCAGGGACAACTGAGGAAGACGGTCGGATCGCCCTCATTCAATCGGACATTTGGATCGGCTTTCCGCGGGCCGAACAAGTGCTGGACCGTTTGCAGGGTATGATCGAGGCGCCAAGGCAAACCCGTATGCCTGGCCTTCTTGTGCATGGCGCGTCCGGGATCGGAAAGACGATGATCGCCCGAAACCTGTCGCGCAAGTACGCACCAGAATACGATCCGCCGTCAGGCATCACGCGCACACCGCTTCTGCTGTTGCAAGCGCCGCCCGCACCCGACGAACGGCGGTTCTATCTGCACATCTTGGCCGCCGTCGGCGCCCCGGCGACGGCACTGAGCGCCCGCGCTCAAAATGTGGCTTCCCTCGAAGTCCGTGTCATCGCACTCTTGCGCGACCTTGGCCTGCGGATGATCATGATCGACGAGGTCCACAATCTTTTGGCCGGGACCCACCGCGAACAGCGCCGCTTTCTCAATGTTCTGCGGTATCTCAGCAATGAACTCGAAGTGTCGCTGGTATGCCTCGGGGTCAGCGAGGCCGTCGATGCCATCCGTGGTGATCTCCAGCTTGCCAGGCGGCTGGACGAACATCACCTGCCAAACTGGCGCGACGATGCCGAGTTCTCGGACATGATTCAAACACTCATCGCGGCAATGCCCCTCGAGAAGAAATCCAATCTGAAGGTCAAGTCGCTCAAGCAGATGCTTGCACTGACCGGTGGGGTGACCTCGCGCATCTTCGCCCTGATCAAGGATCTTTCCATCGACGCCATTGTCACTGGTGATGAATGCATCACCGATGACGCAATCGCAAAATGGACGCCGGTTTGGTCGCGTCACGCGTCCGCTGGGCGGCGGCTCGAGAAGTCCCGGGTGTGA
- a CDS encoding Mu transposase C-terminal domain-containing protein, whose product MENDGEDSVAVGAEEARRAAVLRPLVQAYLKGTGGLESGINDAVWELGVSRATVWRWLKRLAEEGGRTSALVPRKRGRPTGTTLISGKVEAVIEEHLRRYFLRRERSSLSRVVTEIRSACWQQGLQPPTRRTVQRRLDAMDAREVAKAREGAKVARQKFAPVTGEVKASVPLEIVQIDHTPADIILVDSFERQPIGRPWVTLAIDIATRMVTGYYTSLEAPSRLSVALCLTQAVAPKAELLAELVCNVPWPAQGKPHSIHVDNGRDFRSHAFRSACAEWGIDLVYRPPGSPHFGGHIERLIGTMMGAVHLLPGTTQSSVVAKGDYDAEGMATMTLGDFDRWFALEICRYNNSIHSSLGCTPVAKWEALSEQMMGDIPFEMEAFRVSFLPSELRKVRRDGIHLFQIRYWSDALAGHIGRSDGKVVVRYDPRDISMIWVELDDGRYVEARYRNLEIPPVPLWEYREAMRKARALGKSGSNELVLAELIRQQRQIEAESRGLTKAERRSRERKGTLEGANSAVATTEGLRAIDTGDTSRPLFKVERW is encoded by the coding sequence ATGGAAAATGATGGCGAAGACTCAGTTGCCGTTGGTGCAGAAGAGGCGCGCAGGGCTGCAGTGCTGCGTCCGCTTGTTCAGGCATATCTGAAAGGTACTGGCGGTCTGGAAAGTGGCATCAATGATGCCGTTTGGGAACTCGGTGTCAGCAGGGCTACGGTATGGCGTTGGTTAAAGCGGCTGGCCGAAGAGGGTGGGCGCACGAGCGCTCTGGTGCCGCGGAAACGGGGCCGCCCGACTGGAACAACTTTGATATCCGGCAAAGTTGAAGCGGTGATCGAAGAACATCTTCGCCGTTATTTCTTGCGCCGGGAGCGTTCGAGCCTGTCGCGCGTCGTGACAGAAATCCGCAGCGCGTGCTGGCAACAAGGCTTGCAGCCGCCGACACGGCGGACGGTTCAGCGTCGTCTGGATGCGATGGATGCCCGCGAAGTTGCGAAAGCACGAGAGGGCGCAAAGGTGGCCCGCCAGAAATTTGCGCCGGTCACAGGTGAGGTCAAGGCCAGTGTGCCACTGGAGATCGTCCAAATTGATCATACGCCGGCGGACATCATTCTTGTCGACAGCTTTGAACGCCAACCAATTGGGCGGCCTTGGGTCACGCTGGCGATCGACATCGCAACGCGGATGGTAACTGGATACTACACCTCTCTGGAGGCCCCTTCGCGTCTGTCAGTGGCGCTTTGCCTGACACAGGCTGTGGCCCCCAAGGCGGAACTTCTGGCGGAATTGGTGTGCAATGTTCCTTGGCCCGCGCAGGGTAAACCGCATAGCATCCACGTCGATAACGGGCGCGATTTCCGGTCGCATGCCTTTCGGTCGGCATGTGCGGAATGGGGGATCGATCTGGTCTATCGGCCGCCAGGCAGTCCTCATTTCGGAGGGCACATCGAACGATTGATCGGCACGATGATGGGGGCCGTGCACCTGTTGCCTGGAACAACGCAATCCTCGGTCGTGGCCAAGGGCGACTACGATGCCGAAGGCATGGCCACGATGACTTTAGGCGACTTCGATCGCTGGTTTGCCCTGGAAATCTGCCGCTACAACAACAGCATTCATTCAAGTCTTGGCTGTACGCCCGTCGCCAAATGGGAGGCGCTCTCAGAGCAAATGATGGGCGACATCCCCTTCGAGATGGAAGCCTTTCGGGTGAGCTTCTTGCCGAGCGAATTGCGCAAGGTCAGGCGTGACGGCATCCATCTGTTTCAGATACGGTACTGGTCGGATGCTCTTGCAGGCCACATTGGGCGCAGCGATGGGAAGGTGGTCGTTCGCTACGACCCTCGCGATATCTCAATGATCTGGGTCGAATTGGACGATGGCCGATATGTTGAGGCGCGTTACAGAAACCTGGAAATTCCGCCCGTGCCGCTCTGGGAATATCGCGAAGCCATGAGGAAGGCCCGTGCACTTGGCAAGTCCGGGTCCAATGAGCTGGTCCTGGCTGAGCTGATCCGACAGCAACGCCAGATCGAAGCTGAAAGCCGGGGCCTCACGAAGGCCGAACGCCGATCCCGTGAAAGAAAAGGGACATTGGAGGGCGCCAACTCGGCTGTCGCGACAACCGAAGGGCTGCGCGCGATCGATACGGGTGATACATCGCGCCCATTGTTCAAGGTAGAGAGATGGTGA
- a CDS encoding MBL fold metallo-hydrolase yields MRWSLAEPLPVWCPDDPRGYDDLTKHPGRLRFQTCAAGDTFCIGPVTLTPVALIHSRPTLGWVIEHGAERIAYLSVTRGLPEETFAVLEAAPLDLVILDCAYPPGSPDPRGHNDLDEANAIIARLAPKQARLTHLNHDLDQYLAASRIACRPARDYEVVAVGVPER; encoded by the coding sequence ATGCGCTGGAGCCTGGCGGAACCGTTGCCCGTCTGGTGCCCAGATGATCCGCGCGGCTATGATGACCTGACGAAACACCCCGGTCGACTGCGTTTCCAGACCTGTGCCGCGGGCGACACGTTCTGCATCGGGCCGGTTACGCTGACGCCGGTCGCGCTGATCCATTCGCGCCCGACACTCGGCTGGGTGATCGAACACGGGGCGGAACGGATCGCATACCTGTCCGTCACACGCGGCCTGCCGGAGGAGACTTTTGCGGTCCTCGAGGCCGCCCCCCTCGACCTGGTTATACTCGACTGCGCCTATCCGCCAGGCAGCCCCGACCCACGGGGCCACAACGATCTGGACGAAGCCAATGCGATCATCGCGCGGCTTGCCCCGAAACAGGCACGGCTGACGCATCTCAATCACGATCTCGATCAGTACCTGGCCGCCTCGAGGATCGCGTGCAGGCCCGCGCGGGATTATGAGGTCGTGGCAGTTGGTGTGCCGGAGCGCTGA
- the repA gene encoding plasmid partitioning protein RepA, which produces MDDRNVGYTQGIGSSDIGAFADNLAESLDRQMKIAFEPEERKSLRRFSSTEVASLLRVSTSNLRNRHKDGSFPEVHADNRGHRFYTAQEIDDLRDILERTGKNAESYRPGRRDGDRLQVISIVNFKGGSSKTTATIHLAQRYALRGYRVLVLDLDPQASLTTFFGFRPELEFAEGGTIYDALRYEDQVPLSNVIQKTYFHKLDMVPAGLMLSEYETETANALARRVQPIFAERLALALEEVEANYDIVLIDCPPQLGFLTLTALAASTGLLVTVVPGMLDIASMSQFLKLASETVKAVEEAIGRRVTWDFVKFLITRYEPSDGPQTQMAGYLRSILAGQVMTEPMLKSTAISDAGMTQQTVYEVDPSQFIRKTIDRALTSVNGVGDELEQTIQMAWGRR; this is translated from the coding sequence ATGGATGATCGTAACGTTGGATACACGCAAGGCATAGGCTCTTCCGACATCGGAGCATTTGCAGACAATCTGGCTGAGTCTTTGGATCGCCAGATGAAGATCGCTTTCGAACCCGAAGAACGAAAGTCCCTGCGCCGTTTCAGTTCTACCGAAGTTGCCAGCCTCCTGCGCGTAAGCACATCTAATCTGCGCAACCGGCACAAAGACGGCAGCTTCCCGGAAGTGCACGCAGACAACCGCGGGCACAGGTTCTACACAGCCCAAGAGATTGATGACTTGCGCGATATTCTGGAGCGCACTGGAAAGAACGCAGAAAGCTACCGCCCAGGTCGACGTGATGGCGATCGTCTCCAGGTGATATCTATTGTCAATTTCAAAGGCGGATCGTCAAAAACGACAGCAACGATCCATCTTGCACAACGGTATGCCTTGCGAGGCTACCGAGTGTTGGTCTTGGATCTCGATCCGCAGGCAAGTTTGACCACCTTTTTCGGCTTTCGGCCTGAGCTCGAGTTCGCAGAAGGCGGCACAATCTATGATGCTCTGAGATATGAAGATCAGGTTCCGCTCTCAAACGTGATCCAAAAGACATACTTTCATAAACTCGACATGGTGCCAGCCGGTTTGATGCTTTCGGAGTACGAAACCGAGACCGCAAACGCACTCGCCCGTCGCGTACAGCCCATCTTTGCAGAGCGCCTCGCTTTGGCGCTGGAAGAGGTTGAGGCAAACTACGACATCGTTTTGATCGACTGCCCGCCTCAACTTGGTTTTTTGACCCTTACGGCGTTGGCAGCCTCGACGGGGCTTTTGGTAACCGTGGTACCTGGCATGCTCGACATCGCTTCCATGAGCCAGTTCCTGAAACTTGCTTCGGAAACGGTCAAGGCCGTGGAAGAAGCCATCGGTCGGCGTGTTACCTGGGATTTTGTCAAGTTCCTGATTACCAGATATGAACCGTCGGACGGGCCGCAGACCCAAATGGCAGGCTACCTGAGATCGATTCTGGCAGGTCAGGTCATGACAGAGCCAATGCTGAAGTCTACGGCAATCTCCGACGCGGGGATGACCCAACAGACCGTCTACGAAGTAGACCCAAGCCAGTTCATCAGAAAGACAATTGATCGCGCCCTGACTAGCGTGAACGGCGTTGGCGATGAACTGGAGCAGACGATCCAAATGGCATGGGGGCGTCGCTGA
- the repB gene encoding plasmid partitioning protein RepB: MARNIFNQPPKDETESAAPSPTPPKAAKLPGSVGGLRDSLREITANSIRDIEPDQIDMDGLRDRLVLEDSSIDELAESIRKHGQQVPIMVRPSTQPDRYRIIYGRRRLAAIRKVGGTVKAIVRTLDDDASLIAQGQENNLRLDPSFIEKSLFIKEMHESGYKPGVIQDALGLTRQGVSNHRVVIEQLPDGLVQLIGPAHGIGRRQWGDLATLSVKVDLLDIAKETIAALPDDTPSSEKFQAVYSACASKTRNDKKPPNRGLTSVIKDKHGSSLGTLTVDEKAIAIKVVKKDNPEFGQWLEERAEATLLQLFERWRNESGSGS; this comes from the coding sequence ATGGCCCGAAACATCTTCAACCAGCCTCCAAAGGATGAGACGGAGAGCGCAGCCCCCTCCCCTACCCCGCCAAAAGCGGCAAAGCTGCCGGGATCTGTTGGTGGATTGCGCGACTCTTTGCGCGAGATCACAGCAAACTCGATCCGCGACATTGAGCCCGATCAGATTGACATGGATGGTCTGCGCGATCGGTTGGTGCTGGAAGATTCCAGCATCGATGAGTTGGCCGAGAGCATTCGTAAGCATGGCCAACAAGTGCCCATCATGGTTCGCCCATCAACCCAACCGGACAGATACCGCATCATCTACGGTCGCCGCAGGCTTGCGGCGATCCGTAAGGTTGGTGGCACGGTCAAGGCGATCGTTCGAACCTTGGATGATGACGCATCTCTGATCGCTCAGGGCCAGGAGAACAACCTCCGGCTAGATCCGTCTTTCATAGAAAAATCATTATTTATCAAAGAGATGCATGAATCCGGGTACAAACCCGGTGTCATTCAGGATGCTCTAGGCCTGACCCGGCAAGGCGTATCCAACCACAGGGTTGTCATTGAGCAACTGCCGGACGGGCTTGTTCAACTCATCGGGCCAGCACATGGCATCGGACGACGGCAGTGGGGTGATCTGGCTACCTTATCGGTGAAGGTAGATTTGTTGGACATCGCCAAAGAGACAATCGCCGCCCTGCCCGACGACACTCCAAGTTCCGAAAAGTTCCAGGCGGTCTACTCGGCTTGCGCAAGCAAAACACGTAACGACAAAAAGCCGCCCAATCGTGGTCTGACGTCGGTCATCAAAGATAAGCACGGCAGTTCTTTGGGCACGCTGACTGTCGATGAGAAAGCAATCGCTATCAAGGTCGTCAAAAAGGACAACCCGGAATTCGGCCAATGGCTCGAAGAGCGCGCGGAAGCAACGCTTTTGCAGCTCTTCGAACGGTGGCGGAATGAGAGCGGCTCTGGGTCCTAA
- a CDS encoding excisionase family DNA-binding protein, producing the protein MNMLAHRHLPPTPQDAAIARVSGQALSRFAQARAPLKLRVTDSEQMEPIELPAGAVSLLMEILEAMAAGRGVTIIPENAELSTVQAAEVLNVSRPFLIKLLEDGAIPHRKVGKHRRVRMEDVMSYKAAIDTEREAALDQLAADAQEQDMGYRSK; encoded by the coding sequence ATGAACATGCTGGCACACCGACATCTTCCGCCCACGCCGCAGGACGCAGCGATTGCGCGCGTCTCTGGCCAGGCATTGTCACGCTTCGCCCAGGCGCGCGCGCCGTTGAAACTTCGTGTGACGGACTCCGAGCAGATGGAGCCGATCGAGCTTCCTGCGGGCGCCGTATCGCTGCTCATGGAGATCCTCGAGGCGATGGCAGCGGGGCGGGGGGTCACCATCATCCCCGAGAACGCCGAACTCTCGACCGTACAGGCCGCTGAGGTTCTGAACGTCTCGCGTCCGTTCCTGATCAAGCTGCTCGAGGATGGTGCCATACCGCATCGGAAGGTCGGCAAGCATCGCCGCGTCCGCATGGAAGACGTGATGTCCTACAAGGCCGCGATCGATACCGAGCGTGAAGCTGCGCTCGATCAACTGGCCGCCGACGCTCAAGAGCAGGACATGGGCTACCGCTCGAAATGA